The Nitrospirota bacterium genome contains a region encoding:
- a CDS encoding acetyl-CoA C-acyltransferase produces the protein MRNAYILAAYRTPGCKAKKGKLKDVRPDDLAAAALKGLLERTAIDPLLVEDVIIGCAFPEGEQGMNMARIAAMRAGIPYQVPAQTVNRFCSSGLQTIASAAERIMAGFADCIIAGGVESMSMIPMGGNKYSVNPSLAASWPESFTIMGITAELVAEKYTISREDQDAFAAASHVKAAAAIEQGKFKEQIIPVEVEVCTLVNGKMKKEKKLVSIDDGVRGDTTPAILGKLKPAFKTNGTVTAGNSSQMTDGAAAVLVVSEEFLKKMGKAPLARFVAFAVKGVPPEIMGIGPIEAVPAALKLAGLKQEEIGLIELNEAFAAQSLACIRTLGLDPARVNVSGGAIALGHPLGCTGAKLSTTLLHEMQRSNVRYGMVTMCIGGGMGAAGIFEKM, from the coding sequence ATGAGGAACGCATATATCCTTGCTGCCTACCGTACTCCCGGGTGCAAGGCGAAAAAAGGGAAATTAAAGGATGTCAGACCCGACGACCTGGCAGCGGCAGCGTTGAAAGGGCTTCTGGAGAGAACGGCCATCGACCCGCTGCTGGTTGAAGACGTCATCATCGGGTGCGCCTTCCCCGAGGGAGAGCAGGGAATGAACATGGCGCGGATCGCGGCTATGAGGGCCGGGATTCCCTACCAGGTGCCGGCCCAGACCGTCAACCGCTTCTGCTCATCGGGACTGCAGACGATAGCCTCTGCCGCCGAACGGATCATGGCGGGTTTTGCCGACTGTATCATCGCCGGCGGTGTGGAGAGCATGAGCATGATCCCGATGGGCGGAAACAAGTACAGCGTCAATCCCTCGCTGGCCGCCTCCTGGCCGGAATCGTTCACGATCATGGGGATCACCGCCGAGCTGGTGGCGGAAAAGTACACCATTTCCCGGGAAGACCAGGATGCCTTTGCCGCAGCGAGCCATGTCAAGGCCGCGGCCGCCATCGAGCAGGGAAAATTCAAGGAGCAGATCATCCCTGTCGAGGTTGAGGTCTGCACGCTGGTCAACGGAAAAATGAAAAAAGAGAAAAAGCTCGTGAGTATCGATGACGGTGTGCGGGGGGACACGACCCCGGCGATCCTCGGAAAACTGAAACCCGCTTTTAAGACGAACGGTACGGTCACGGCCGGCAATTCATCGCAGATGACCGATGGGGCCGCGGCGGTGCTGGTCGTGTCCGAGGAATTCCTGAAAAAAATGGGCAAAGCTCCTCTCGCGCGGTTTGTCGCCTTTGCCGTGAAAGGGGTGCCGCCCGAGATCATGGGCATCGGCCCCATTGAGGCAGTCCCGGCAGCCCTGAAGCTTGCCGGGTTGAAGCAGGAAGAGATCGGTCTCATTGAGCTCAACGAGGCATTCGCCGCCCAGTCTCTGGCCTGCATCCGGACACTTGGGCTCGATCCTGCCCGGGTCAATGTGAGCGGCGGAGCAATTGCCCTGGGACATCCCCTGGGGTGCACCGGCGCCAAGCTGAGCACGACCCTTCTCCACGAGATGCAGAGGAGCAATGTCCGCTACGGGATGGTCACGATGTGCATCGGCGGCGGCATGGGGGCGGCGGGGATATTTGAGAAGATGTAA
- a CDS encoding acyl-CoA dehydrogenase family protein: MTAKLFKGAEYLITDVTKDDVFTPEDFTDEQKQIGETTAQFVLNEVFPRLEEIENHNFDASVQLMKQCGELGLLMIDAPEEYGGLELDKATSMLVAEKISIAGSFAVTYSAHTGIGTLPLVYYGTKEQKEKYLKKIISGEWVAAYCLTEPDSGSDALGAKATATLSPDGKYYLLNGTKQFITNGGFANLFTIFAKIDKEHFTAFLVEKNTEGLSIGAEEKKLGIRGTSTTQVVLENAKVPKENLLGTIGKGHKIAFNVLNVGRFKLGAAVTGAAKHALGEGIKYATERKQFGVPIASFGAIKEKIADQTAAIFASDSLVYRLAGMIDNKLATISKDIPNYYEIYQKGIEEYAIECAIAKVFCSEVLADVVDEVVQIYGGYGFIQDYPAERFYRDERINRIFEGTNEINRLLIPGMILTRSLKGELPLQREAMKAIEALTTPSLDESGDGGPFSGEKTLLANLKKVFLVIAGSGVQKFMTTIKDEQEVLLAVADVAINIFAIESAVLRAEKIMPTLSEAKKTAVTAAVKVFTFNASERAATAARKAAFFIEEGDTLTILLGGIRRFTKYDATGLLREKRLLANAAIEAEKYIF, translated from the coding sequence ATGACTGCAAAACTGTTCAAAGGGGCCGAGTACCTGATCACCGACGTGACCAAGGACGATGTCTTTACACCCGAGGACTTCACCGACGAGCAGAAACAGATCGGAGAGACCACCGCCCAGTTTGTGCTGAATGAGGTCTTCCCCCGTCTGGAGGAGATCGAGAACCACAATTTCGACGCGTCGGTCCAGCTGATGAAACAATGCGGCGAGCTGGGACTGCTCATGATCGATGCGCCCGAGGAGTACGGCGGCCTGGAACTCGACAAGGCGACCAGCATGCTGGTGGCGGAGAAGATCTCTATTGCCGGCTCTTTTGCCGTGACCTACTCGGCCCATACCGGCATCGGCACGCTTCCGCTCGTCTACTACGGCACCAAGGAGCAGAAGGAAAAATATCTGAAGAAGATCATCAGCGGCGAGTGGGTCGCCGCCTACTGCCTGACCGAGCCGGACTCGGGGAGCGATGCTCTTGGGGCAAAGGCCACCGCCACCCTTTCCCCGGACGGGAAATACTACCTGCTGAACGGCACGAAGCAGTTCATTACCAACGGGGGCTTCGCAAACCTCTTCACGATCTTTGCCAAGATAGACAAGGAGCACTTTACCGCATTCCTCGTGGAAAAGAACACCGAGGGGTTGTCCATCGGGGCCGAGGAGAAAAAGCTCGGGATCAGGGGCACATCCACCACGCAGGTCGTGCTCGAGAACGCGAAGGTGCCGAAGGAGAACCTGCTCGGCACGATCGGCAAGGGGCACAAGATCGCCTTCAACGTTCTGAACGTCGGTCGTTTCAAGCTCGGCGCGGCAGTGACCGGGGCCGCGAAGCACGCACTTGGCGAAGGGATCAAGTACGCAACGGAGAGGAAGCAGTTCGGCGTTCCCATTGCGAGCTTCGGCGCGATCAAGGAAAAGATCGCCGATCAGACTGCCGCGATCTTTGCCTCGGATTCGCTTGTCTATCGCCTGGCGGGGATGATCGACAATAAGCTGGCGACCATTTCCAAGGACATTCCCAACTACTACGAAATCTACCAGAAGGGGATCGAGGAGTACGCCATCGAGTGCGCCATCGCCAAGGTGTTCTGCAGTGAGGTGCTTGCCGACGTGGTGGACGAGGTGGTGCAGATCTACGGGGGCTATGGTTTCATCCAGGACTATCCCGCCGAACGCTTCTACCGCGATGAACGGATCAACCGGATCTTCGAGGGCACGAACGAGATCAACCGCCTCCTGATCCCGGGCATGATCCTGACGCGGTCCCTGAAAGGGGAGCTGCCGCTGCAGCGCGAGGCAATGAAGGCGATCGAAGCGCTCACGACCCCGTCACTCGACGAGTCAGGCGACGGCGGCCCCTTTTCCGGGGAAAAGACGCTCCTCGCCAATTTGAAAAAGGTCTTCCTGGTGATCGCGGGGAGCGGCGTGCAAAAATTCATGACAACCATCAAGGATGAGCAGGAGGTCCTCCTGGCGGTCGCCGACGTGGCAATCAACATCTTCGCCATCGAGAGCGCTGTCCTGCGCGCTGAAAAGATCATGCCGACGCTGAGCGAAGCAAAAAAAACGGCTGTCACGGCCGCGGTAAAGGTCTTTACCTTCAATGCCTCGGAGCGTGCAGCCACCGCGGCGCGCAAGGCGGCCTTCTTCATCGAAGAGGGAGACACCCTGACCATTCTGCTCGGCGGGATCAGGCGGTTCACCAAATACGACGCCACCGGTCTCCTCCGGGAGAAGCGTCTGTTGGCTAATGCCGCCATTGAGGCGGAGAAGTATATTTTTTAG
- a CDS encoding prevent-host-death protein — translation MKTIAAQEIKKRGISAVDEDIKDGPVHVIKNNQPQYVVLSEERYQQLVEAEDEAYIARVQLSLADVKAGRVKRGTAKDLIKNLGLED, via the coding sequence ATGAAAACCATCGCGGCTCAGGAAATCAAGAAGAGGGGAATCTCAGCAGTTGATGAAGATATAAAAGACGGGCCTGTTCATGTGATCAAGAACAACCAGCCGCAATACGTCGTGCTTTCCGAGGAACGATACCAACAGTTGGTCGAAGCGGAGGATGAGGCCTATATTGCGCGCGTTCAGCTATCGCTTGCGGACGTCAAGGCCGGCCGGGTAAAACGTGGGACTGCGAAAGACTTGATCAAAAACCTGGGGCTGGAAGACTGA
- a CDS encoding type II toxin-antitoxin system mRNA interferase toxin, RelE/StbE family, translated as MYTLVWTAHFTRAAEKFAKRHPELKKQLADVLRDLEKDPFQAHLAFHNLGGKLKGCQAVSLTHGYRITLTLVVTEKEIILLDIGSHDEVYR; from the coding sequence ATGTATACCCTCGTCTGGACCGCCCACTTTACCCGGGCAGCAGAGAAATTTGCAAAACGACATCCGGAACTGAAGAAACAACTTGCCGACGTCCTCCGGGACCTTGAAAAGGACCCTTTTCAAGCGCATCTCGCATTTCATAATCTCGGCGGAAAATTAAAAGGGTGCCAGGCAGTCAGCCTTACCCACGGATATCGAATCACCCTCACCCTTGTGGTCACCGAAAAAGAAATTATCCTGCTCGATATCGGGAGTCACGATGAAGTTTACCGATAA
- a CDS encoding AbrB/MazE/SpoVT family DNA-binding domain-containing protein has protein sequence MTVTAKITSKGQITLPKKVRDILHLREGGVVVFEQENDTFVIKPAESLLDYKGYLKGRAKHADVDIVREAARTHVGRKAGKRGGRP, from the coding sequence ATGACCGTTACCGCGAAGATTACATCGAAAGGCCAGATCACGCTTCCCAAGAAAGTGCGGGATATCCTGCATCTTCGGGAAGGCGGCGTGGTTGTTTTCGAGCAGGAGAATGATACGTTTGTGATCAAACCCGCGGAGTCCCTTCTGGATTATAAGGGGTATCTCAAGGGACGGGCCAAACATGCCGATGTCGACATTGTCCGGGAGGCAGCCAGAACGCATGTCGGGAGAAAGGCGGGCAAGCGTGGCGGAAGACCGTAA
- a CDS encoding type II toxin-antitoxin system VapC family toxin has protein sequence MSGERRASVAEDRKRAVIDTNLLVRYLTGDDPSKANDVKRLLLKAAQGEIRLLIPSIVIAELVWILQSFYKLERSEIVPLLNAILHTHGVEVSDKGIVSDAIAIYRDEVIDFIDAWIVAFAKTVEVRAVYTFDRKHFKGIDGIDMLHP, from the coding sequence ATGTCGGGAGAAAGGCGGGCAAGCGTGGCGGAAGACCGTAAGCGCGCTGTCATCGATACCAATCTTCTCGTCCGCTATCTGACCGGGGACGATCCATCCAAGGCAAACGATGTCAAACGCCTTTTGCTCAAAGCGGCGCAGGGAGAGATCAGGCTGCTGATCCCCTCTATCGTGATCGCGGAACTGGTCTGGATCCTTCAAAGCTTTTATAAACTCGAACGCAGCGAGATTGTGCCGCTCCTGAACGCAATCCTGCACACGCACGGTGTCGAGGTCAGTGACAAGGGCATCGTCTCTGATGCCATTGCGATTTATCGCGATGAGGTGATCGATTTCATAGATGCATGGATCGTTGCCTTCGCCAAAACTGTCGAGGTTCGGGCTGTCTATACCTTTGACAGGAAGCATTTCAAGGGCATTGACGGTATCGATATGCTGCATCCATAG
- a CDS encoding heterodisulfide reductase-related iron-sulfur binding cluster: MEATREIYWNVGHGVIVPMYFFAFFAIAALLYGFYRRFATYKQGKALNRFDRPVERIFLLLKNLFAQVQVLRVLGPGSLHALFFWGFGTLFIGTLLVMAQVDFTQPVFGWIFLKGTFYKLFSLALDLAGLVALVMLGALLVRRFFVKPEGLETIRDDYVVHALLFAILLTGFVVEGLRIADTELVTNPGLALFSPVGMLFGKLFFLGMTPEALSRTHKTLWWAHFFLSMGFIVIIPFTKLRHIFTTSTNYLFTDLSPKGSIDTINLEDENAKQFGAAKVSDLTWKDIFDADACTSCKRCQDRCPAYATSKPLSPMKVVKQIGEVAFTKPQAGLVETIGEDVLWACTTCYACQDICPAAIEHVNKILEMRRNLSLMEGVFPGDEVRTAINDIEVNGNPFGLAYAARGEWADGLDVKIMERDRNVDILYFVGCYASFDKRNRDIARSFIRICNAAGIRVGILGKEEKCCGEPPRKLGNEYLYQMMAAQNIERIKAYGVKKIVTTCPHCFNTLGRDYKDLGLNIDIEHYSTFINGLIKNNRLNIKPSVFDFTYHDSCYLGRYKDITTQPRAVLKAAGGRITEMEKSGYASFCCGGGGGRILAEEKLGTRINAARVTMAEATGAPLLVSNCPFCLTMFEDGIKTNNCEEQLKAVDLAEIIAARIITKE; encoded by the coding sequence ATGGAAGCTACGCGGGAAATATACTGGAACGTCGGGCACGGGGTAATAGTGCCGATGTACTTTTTCGCCTTTTTCGCCATCGCAGCGCTTCTGTACGGATTTTACCGGCGCTTCGCCACCTATAAACAGGGAAAGGCTCTGAACAGGTTTGACCGGCCGGTGGAGCGGATATTCCTGCTGCTGAAAAACCTGTTTGCCCAGGTGCAGGTGCTTCGCGTGCTCGGCCCCGGCTCTCTGCATGCCCTCTTTTTCTGGGGCTTCGGCACCCTCTTCATCGGCACACTTCTTGTCATGGCCCAGGTTGATTTCACCCAACCGGTCTTTGGGTGGATCTTTCTCAAAGGGACGTTCTACAAGTTATTCTCCCTGGCTCTCGATCTGGCCGGCCTTGTCGCGCTGGTCATGCTCGGAGCGCTTCTCGTGCGCCGCTTTTTCGTAAAGCCGGAAGGATTGGAGACCATCCGAGACGACTATGTGGTGCACGCACTGCTGTTTGCAATCCTGTTGACCGGCTTTGTCGTCGAAGGGCTGCGGATCGCTGATACCGAACTCGTGACCAATCCCGGCCTGGCGCTCTTCTCTCCCGTCGGCATGCTCTTCGGGAAGCTCTTCTTCCTCGGTATGACGCCCGAGGCATTGTCCCGTACCCATAAGACACTCTGGTGGGCACACTTTTTTCTGAGCATGGGCTTCATCGTCATCATTCCCTTCACCAAGCTGCGCCACATCTTTACCACCTCCACGAATTATTTGTTCACCGACCTTTCGCCCAAGGGCAGTATCGACACCATTAACCTGGAGGACGAAAACGCCAAACAGTTCGGAGCGGCAAAAGTCTCAGACCTCACGTGGAAGGACATTTTCGATGCCGACGCCTGCACAAGCTGCAAGCGCTGCCAGGACCGCTGCCCGGCCTATGCAACAAGCAAACCCCTGTCTCCGATGAAGGTCGTGAAACAGATCGGCGAAGTAGCATTCACCAAACCCCAGGCAGGCCTGGTCGAAACGATCGGCGAGGACGTTCTCTGGGCATGCACCACCTGCTACGCCTGCCAGGACATCTGCCCGGCAGCGATCGAGCACGTGAACAAGATCCTCGAGATGCGCAGGAACCTCTCTCTTATGGAGGGAGTCTTCCCCGGTGACGAGGTGCGGACCGCAATTAACGATATCGAAGTGAACGGCAACCCCTTTGGTCTCGCCTATGCGGCACGGGGGGAATGGGCTGATGGGCTCGACGTGAAGATTATGGAGCGGGACAGAAATGTGGACATCCTCTACTTCGTCGGTTGTTATGCTTCTTTTGACAAGAGGAACCGGGACATTGCCCGAAGCTTCATCAGGATCTGCAACGCGGCGGGCATCCGTGTCGGCATCCTCGGCAAAGAAGAAAAATGCTGCGGCGAGCCGCCAAGGAAGCTCGGGAACGAATATCTCTACCAGATGATGGCCGCCCAGAACATCGAGCGGATCAAGGCCTACGGTGTCAAGAAGATCGTCACCACCTGCCCCCACTGTTTCAACACCCTGGGGAGAGATTACAAGGACCTTGGACTGAATATCGATATTGAGCACTACAGCACCTTTATCAACGGGCTGATCAAGAACAACAGGCTCAACATAAAACCATCAGTCTTTGATTTTACCTATCACGACTCCTGCTACCTGGGACGCTACAAGGATATCACCACCCAGCCGCGCGCGGTGCTCAAGGCGGCCGGGGGCAGGATCACGGAGATGGAAAAGTCCGGGTACGCGAGCTTCTGCTGCGGCGGCGGCGGAGGCAGGATCCTGGCCGAGGAGAAGCTCGGGACGAGGATCAACGCAGCGCGGGTAACCATGGCCGAGGCAACCGGGGCCCCGCTCCTGGTCTCCAATTGTCCATTCTGTCTCACGATGTTCGAGGACGGGATAAAGACCAACAACTGCGAGGAACAACTGAAGGCGGTTGATCTGGCTGAGATTATTGCGGCAAGGATAATTACGAAGGAGTAA
- a CDS encoding electron transfer flavoprotein subunit beta/FixA family protein has product MKILVCIKQVPDMASRFKVNGEGVWYDETDLAFRMNEYDEFAVEQAVQFKEQQGNTPDITVLSIGPDRVVEVIKKALAMGCDHGVHIQDKDSYRKDPWQIASVIAEFSRDKNFDLIFMGMQSQDRGSAQVGPITAELLNIPCVTTVVGFAFADGVIIAKRELEGGVKAVVKLKSPALVTCQLGLNTPRYPTLPNIMKAKKKELLAFPIADLLKEKELTATASAYPPAKKGSGVVLEGDVNEMVGKLVGILKEKTKVVK; this is encoded by the coding sequence ATGAAGATACTGGTCTGCATCAAGCAGGTGCCCGACATGGCATCCCGGTTCAAGGTCAACGGGGAAGGGGTCTGGTATGACGAGACCGATCTGGCCTTCAGGATGAACGAGTATGATGAATTCGCCGTTGAGCAGGCAGTGCAGTTCAAGGAGCAGCAGGGCAACACGCCGGACATTACCGTCCTTTCCATCGGCCCTGACCGGGTCGTCGAGGTGATCAAGAAAGCACTGGCCATGGGGTGCGATCACGGGGTGCACATTCAGGACAAAGACTCTTATCGGAAAGATCCCTGGCAGATAGCCTCGGTCATCGCAGAATTCAGCCGCGACAAGAACTTCGACCTGATCTTCATGGGGATGCAGTCCCAGGACCGGGGCTCGGCACAGGTCGGGCCCATTACAGCCGAACTCCTGAACATCCCCTGCGTTACCACCGTGGTCGGCTTTGCCTTTGCAGACGGGGTCATTATTGCAAAGCGGGAACTTGAAGGGGGAGTGAAGGCGGTGGTGAAGCTCAAATCGCCGGCGCTGGTCACCTGTCAACTGGGGCTCAATACGCCCCGCTATCCGACCCTTCCGAATATCATGAAGGCCAAAAAGAAGGAGCTCCTCGCCTTCCCCATCGCCGACCTGCTTAAGGAGAAGGAACTGACCGCCACCGCCAGCGCGTATCCTCCGGCGAAGAAGGGGAGCGGCGTTGTTCTGGAAGGGGATGTGAATGAAATGGTCGGCAAGCTTGTCGGCATTCTGAAAGAGAAGACGAAGGTTGTAAAATAA